One part of the Theobroma cacao chloroplast, complete genome genome encodes these proteins:
- the ycf1 gene encoding hypothetical chloroplast RF19, with protein MIFKSFIPGNLISLCMKIINSVVVVGLYYGFLTTFSIGPSYLFLLRARVMEEGEEGTEKKVSATTGFIAGQLMMFISIYYAPLHLALGRPHTITVLALPYLLFHFFWNNHKDFFDYGSTTRNSMRNLSIQCVFLNNLIFQLFNHFILPSSMLARLVNIYMFRCNNKMLFVTSSFVGWLIGHFLFMKWVGLVLVWIQQNNFIRSNVLIRSNKYLVSEFRNSMTRIFSILLFITCVYYLGRIPSPILTKKLKGTSETEEKRESEEERDIETISEGGGYKQEQEVSTEEDPSSSLFSEEGWDPNKIDETEEIRVNGKKKKKTKGDPRFRFKETYYKNSPVYETSYLDGHQENSKLEILKKKEDKYLLWFEKPLVTLLFDYKRWNRPFRYIKNDRFENAIKKEMSQYFFYTCQSDGKEKISFTYPPSLATFGEMIQKKISFLTPENLFSDELYTDWSFTNELKRRNLSKEFINRVESLDKESFDLGILEKRTRFSNNESKKEYLPKIYDPFLNGPYRGRIQKLFSPSSINQTSKKKNTDPFWINKIHALLLTTDYHEFEQTIDTLNIKSLSTEKDLSLLPEDEQGNIDSEDRVKILKFLFNIVITNPNNQTIRKKSIGIKEISKKVPRRSYKLIDDLEQQEGETEENVTAEHEIRSRKSKRVVIFTNNQSNTDTYTNTKDANDPDQTNEVALIRYSQQSDFRRDIIKGSMRAQRRKTVTWELFQANVHSPLFLDRIDKPLFFSFDISGPMKLISRNWIGKNKESQISNYTEKKTKKIEKKDEDKREKYKREEKMRIEIAEAWDSILLAQVIRGSVLITQSILRKYIILPSLIIAKNIARMLLFQFPEWSEDLKDWNREMHVKCTYNGVQLSETEFPKNWLTDGIQIKILFPFCLKPWHRFKLQPSHKDPMKKKKGQKNDFCFLTVWGMETELPFGSPRKGRSFFEPIFKELKKKIKKFKTKSLTILKERTKLFRKVSKETKKWITKSILFLKGIIKGLSKRNQIPFFGLREIYELGETKKDSIISNKIIHESSLQIQSMEWTNYSLTEKKIKDLTKRTNTIKNQLEKIIKDKKNEFLTQEINISSNKISYQDKILESSKKNLQILKRRNIRLIRKLDFFIKFFIEKIYIDIFLYIINIPRTNTQLFLESTKKIIDKFIYNNEANQERINKTNKNTIHFISTIKNSLSNIRNKNAKAFCDLSSLSQAYVFYKLSQTQVISFYKFNPILQYHGTSLFLKNEIKDYFEEQGKSHSRLRHHYGLRQKSFWHSGMNEWKNWLRGHYQYDLSQSRWLRLVPGQWRNRVNQHYMAQNKDLTKWDSYEKERLIHYENEKKNDFQANSLSNQEYKLNQEKKYKKYNFKKDYGYDFLSYKSINYQDKRDSYTYGSPFQVNKKEEISYNYNMDKRKFFDTLGDIPIHNYLGEDDIMDAMGKFSHRKYFDWRIINFCLRNKAEIESWVSTSTKSNKNIKTVVNNYQIIDKINKRGLFYFTIYQDQESNPSNKKRSPFDWMGMNEEILSRPISNLELWFFPEFVLLYNAYKVKSWIIPIKLLLLNFNGNGNINKKIIENKKRDSLIASNEKKFIGLENRNQEEKEPIGQGNPVSDAQKQGNLRSILSNQEKDGEEDYGKSDIKKRKKKKQYKSNTEAELDFFLKRYLRFQLRWDDSLNQRIINNIKVYCLLLRLINPNEIVISSIQRGEMNLDILMIQKDLTLRELMKKGILIIEPVRLSVKNDGQFILYQTISISLVHKNKHQINQRYQEKNYIDKKNFNESITRHQKMTENKDKNHYDLFVPENILSPNHRRELRILISFNSRDKNGMQRNAVFLNTVKNCGQVLNKNKHLDSDKKKLIKLKFFLWPNYRLEDLACMNRYWFNTNNGSRFSMVRIHMYPRLKIR; from the coding sequence ATGATTTTTAAATCTTTTATACCAGGTAATCTAATATCCTTATGCATGAAGATAATCAATTCGGTCGTTGTGGTCGGACTCTATTATGGATTTTTGACCACATTCTCCATAGGGCCCTCTTATCTCTTCCTTCTACGAGCTCGGGTTATGGAAGAAGGAGAAGAAGGAACCGAGAAGAAGGTATCAGCAACAACTGGGTTTATTGCGGGACAGCTCATGATGTTCATATCGATCTACTATGCGCCTCTGCATTTAGCATTGGGTAGACCTCATACAATAACTGTCCTAGCTCTACCCTATCTTTTGTTTCATTTCTTCTGGAATAATCACAAAGACTTTTTTGATTATGGATCTACTACCAGAAATTCAATGCGTAATCTTAGCATTCAATGCGTATTCCTGAATAATCTCATTTTTCAATTATTCAACCATTTCATTTTACCAAGTTCAATGTTAGCCAGATTAGTAAATATTTATATGTTTCGATGCAACAACAAGATGTTATTTGTAACAAGTAGTTTTGTTGGTTGGTTAATTGGTCACTTTTTATTCATGAAATGGGTTGGATTGGTATTAGTCTGGATACAGCAAAATAATTTTATTAGGTCTAATGTACTTATTCGATCTAATAAGTATCTTGTGTCAGAATTTAGAAATTCTATGACTCGAATCTTTAGTATTCTCTTATTTATTACCTGTGTTTACTATTTAGGCAGAATACCGTCACCCATTCTTACTAAGAAACTGAAAGGAACCTCAGAAACGGAAGAAAAGAGGGAAAGTGAGGAAGAAAGAGATATAGAAACTATTTCCGAGGGGGGGGGGTATAAACAGGAACAAGAGGTATCCACCGAAGAAGATCCTTCTTCTTCCCTTTTTTCGGAAGAGGGGTGGGATCCGAACAAAATCGATGAAACAGAAGAGATCCGAGTGAATGGAAAGAAAAAAAAAAAAACAAAGGGCGACCCCCGCTTTCGCTTTAAAGAGACATACTATAAAAATAGCCCGGTTTATGAAACTTCTTATCTGGATGGGCATCAAGAAAATTCGAAGTTAGAAATATTAAAAAAAAAAGAAGATAAATATTTATTATGGTTTGAAAAACCTCTTGTGACTCTTCTTTTTGATTATAAACGATGGAATCGACCCTTTCGATATATAAAAAATGACCGATTTGAAAATGCTATAAAAAAAGAAATGTCACAATATTTTTTTTATACATGTCAAAGTGATGGAAAAGAAAAAATATCTTTTACGTATCCACCCAGTTTAGCAACTTTTGGAGAAATGATACAAAAAAAAATATCTTTTTTAACACCAGAAAATTTGTTTTCTGATGAATTGTATACTGATTGGAGTTTTACCAATGAACTAAAAAGAAGAAATTTAAGTAAGGAATTTATAAATAGAGTAGAATCTTTAGATAAGGAATCCTTTGATCTGGGCATACTTGAAAAAAGGACTCGATTCTCTAATAATGAATCTAAAAAAGAATACTTGCCTAAAATATATGATCCTTTCTTGAATGGACCCTATCGCGGAAGAATCCAAAAATTGTTTTCACCTTCAAGCATAAATCAAACTTCTAAAAAAAAAAACACAGATCCATTTTGGATAAATAAGATTCATGCTCTACTTCTTACTACTGATTATCACGAATTTGAACAGACAATAGATACACTTAATATAAAATCATTATCAACAGAAAAAGACCTTTCTTTATTGCCAGAAGATGAACAGGGAAATATCGATTCAGAGGATCGAGTCAAAATTTTGAAATTTTTATTCAATATAGTTATAACTAATCCCAACAATCAAACAATTAGAAAAAAATCTATTGGAATAAAAGAAATAAGTAAAAAAGTGCCTCGACGGTCATACAAATTAATCGACGATTTAGAACAACAGGAGGGAGAAACCGAGGAAAACGTAACAGCCGAGCATGAAATTCGTTCAAGAAAATCCAAGCGCGTAGTGATTTTTACTAATAACCAGTCAAATACCGATACTTATACTAATACCAAGGATGCTAATGATCCTGATCAAACAAACGAAGTGGCTTTGATACGCTATTCGCAACAATCGGATTTTCGTCGAGACATAATAAAAGGGTCCATGCGTGCCCAAAGACGTAAAACAGTTACTTGGGAACTGTTTCAAGCAAATGTGCATTCCCCACTTTTTTTGGACAGAATAGACAAACCCCTCTTTTTTTCTTTTGATATTTCTGGGCCGATGAAACTAATATCTCGAAATTGGATAGGTAAAAACAAAGAATCACAAATTTCTAATTATACAGAAAAAAAAACAAAAAAAATTGAGAAAAAAGACGAGGACAAAAGAGAAAAATACAAAAGAGAAGAGAAAATGCGGATAGAAATAGCAGAAGCTTGGGATAGCATTTTACTTGCTCAAGTAATAAGAGGTTCTGTGTTAATAACCCAATCGATTCTTAGAAAATATATTATATTACCCTCATTGATAATAGCTAAAAACATTGCCCGTATGTTATTATTTCAATTTCCTGAGTGGTCCGAGGATTTAAAGGATTGGAACCGAGAAATGCATGTTAAATGCACTTATAATGGTGTTCAATTATCCGAAACAGAATTTCCAAAAAACTGGTTAACAGACGGTATTCAGATAAAGATCCTATTTCCTTTTTGCCTGAAACCTTGGCACAGATTTAAACTACAACCCTCTCATAAAGATCCAATGAAAAAAAAGAAAGGTCAAAAGAATGATTTTTGCTTTTTAACAGTTTGGGGAATGGAAACTGAACTACCTTTTGGTTCTCCTCGAAAAGGGCGTTCGTTTTTTGAGCCTATTTTTAAAGAACTCAAAAAAAAAATTAAAAAATTTAAAACTAAATCTTTAACAATTTTAAAAGAAAGAACAAAATTGTTTCGAAAAGTCTCAAAAGAAACAAAAAAATGGATCACTAAAAGCATTCTATTTCTAAAGGGAATAATAAAAGGACTTTCAAAAAGAAATCAAATTCCATTTTTTGGGTTGAGAGAAATATATGAATTGGGCGAAACTAAAAAAGATTCGATAATCAGTAATAAGATAATTCACGAATCATCCCTTCAAATTCAATCTATGGAGTGGACAAATTATTCATTAACAGAAAAAAAAATAAAAGATCTGACTAAGAGAACAAACACAATCAAAAATCAACTAGAAAAAATTATAAAAGACAAGAAAAACGAATTTCTAACTCAAGAAATAAATATTAGTTCTAACAAAATAAGTTATCAGGATAAAATATTAGAATCATCAAAAAAAAATTTGCAAATATTAAAAAGAAGAAATATTCGATTAATCCGTAAATTAGATTTTTTTATAAAATTTTTCATTGAAAAAATATACATAGATATTTTTCTATATATCATTAATATTCCAAGAACCAATACACAACTTTTTCTTGAATCAACAAAAAAAATTATTGATAAATTCATTTACAATAATGAAGCAAATCAAGAAAGAATTAATAAAACAAATAAAAATACAATTCATTTTATTTCAACTATAAAAAACTCACTTTCTAATATTAGAAATAAAAATGCAAAAGCTTTTTGTGACTTATCCTCCCTATCACAAGCATATGTATTTTACAAATTATCACAAACCCAAGTTATTAGTTTTTATAAATTCAACCCCATCCTTCAATATCACGGAACGTCTCTTTTTCTTAAAAATGAAATAAAAGATTATTTTGAAGAACAAGGAAAATCTCATTCCAGATTAAGACATCATTATGGGTTAAGACAGAAAAGCTTTTGGCATTCTGGAATGAATGAATGGAAAAACTGGTTAAGGGGTCATTATCAATATGATTTATCTCAGAGTAGATGGCTTAGATTAGTACCAGGACAATGGCGAAATAGAGTCAATCAACACTATATGGCTCAAAATAAAGATTTAACAAAATGGGATTCATATGAAAAAGAAAGATTAATTCATTACGAAAACGAAAAAAAAAATGATTTTCAAGCGAATTCATTATCGAATCAAGAATATAAACTTAATCAAGAAAAAAAATATAAAAAATATAATTTTAAAAAAGACTATGGATATGATTTTTTATCATATAAATCTATTAATTATCAAGATAAGAGGGACTCATATACTTATGGATCACCATTCCAAGTAAATAAGAAAGAAGAGATTTCTTATAATTACAACATGGATAAACGAAAATTTTTTGATACGCTGGGGGATATCCCTATCCATAATTATCTAGGAGAAGATGATATTATGGATGCTATGGGGAAATTTTCGCATAGAAAATATTTTGATTGGAGAATTATTAACTTTTGTCTTAGAAATAAGGCCGAGATTGAGTCCTGGGTCAGTACCAGTACCAAGAGTAATAAAAATATTAAGACTGTGGTTAATAATTATCAAATAATTGATAAAATTAACAAGAGGGGCCTTTTTTATTTCACAATTTATCAAGATCAAGAAAGCAACCCATCCAATAAAAAAAGAAGTCCTTTTGATTGGATGGGAATGAATGAAGAAATACTAAGTCGTCCTATATCGAATCTGGAACTTTGGTTCTTCCCAGAATTTGTGCTACTATATAATGCATATAAGGTTAAATCATGGATCATACCAATAAAATTACTTCTTTTAAATTTTAATGGAAATGGAAACATTAATAAAAAAATTATTGAAAATAAAAAAAGGGACTCCCTTATAGCATCGAATGAAAAGAAATTTATTGGATTAGAGAATCGAAATCAAGAAGAAAAAGAACCCATAGGTCAAGGGAATCCTGTATCAGATGCACAAAAACAAGGAAATCTTAGATCCATTCTCTCAAACCAAGAAAAAGATGGTGAAGAAGATTATGGTAAATCAGACATAAAAAAACGTAAAAAGAAAAAGCAATACAAGAGCAACACGGAAGCAGAGCTTGATTTCTTCCTAAAAAGGTATTTGCGTTTTCAATTGAGATGGGATGATTCTTTAAATCAAAGAATAATCAATAATATCAAAGTATATTGTCTCCTGCTTAGACTGATAAATCCAAACGAAATTGTTATATCCTCTATTCAAAGGGGAGAAATGAATCTGGATATTTTGATGATTCAGAAGGATTTAACTCTTAGAGAATTAATGAAAAAGGGAATATTGATTATCGAACCAGTTCGCCTGTCTGTAAAAAATGATGGACAATTTATTCTATATCAAACTATAAGTATTTCATTGGTTCATAAAAATAAACACCAAATTAATCAAAGATACCAAGAAAAAAACTATATTGATAAAAAGAATTTTAATGAATCCATTACAAGACATCAAAAAATGACTGAAAATAAAGACAAAAATCATTATGATTTGTTTGTTCCTGAAAATATTTTATCCCCTAACCACCGGAGAGAATTGCGAATTCTAATTTCTTTCAATTCAAGGGATAAAAATGGTATGCAGAGAAATGCAGTATTTTTAAATACTGTAAAAAACTGTGGTCAAGTTTTGAATAAAAACAAACATCTTGATAGTGATAAAAAGAAACTAATTAAATTAAAGTTCTTTCTTTGGCCCAATTATCGATTAGAAGATTTAGCTTGTATGAATCGCTATTGGTTTAATACTAATAATGGCAGTCGTTTCAGTATGGTAAGGATACATATGTATCCGCGTTTGAAAATTCGTTAA
- the rps7 gene encoding ribosomal protein S7, translating into MSRRGTAEEKTAKSDPIYRNRLVNMLVNRILKHGKKSLAYQIIYRALKKIQQKTETNPLSVLRQAIRGVTPDIAVKARRVGGSTHQVPIEIGSTQGKALAIRWLLGASRKRPGRNMAFKLSSELVDAAKGSGDAIRKKEETHRMAEANRAFAHFR; encoded by the coding sequence ATGTCACGTCGAGGTACTGCAGAAGAAAAAACTGCAAAATCCGATCCAATTTATCGTAATCGATTAGTTAACATGTTGGTTAACCGTATTCTGAAACACGGAAAAAAATCATTGGCTTATCAAATTATCTATCGAGCCTTGAAAAAGATTCAACAAAAGACAGAAACAAATCCACTATCTGTTTTACGTCAAGCAATACGTGGAGTAACTCCCGATATAGCAGTAAAAGCAAGACGTGTAGGCGGGTCGACTCATCAAGTTCCCATTGAAATAGGATCCACACAAGGAAAAGCACTTGCCATTCGTTGGTTATTAGGGGCATCCCGAAAACGTCCGGGTCGAAATATGGCTTTCAAATTAAGTTCCGAATTAGTGGATGCTGCCAAAGGGAGTGGCGATGCCATACGCAAAAAGGAAGAGACTCATAGAATGGCAGAGGCAAATAGAGCTTTTGCACATTTTCGTTAA
- the ndhB gene encoding NADH-plastoquinone oxidoreductase subunit 2 — MIWHVQNENFILDSTRIFMKAFHLLLFDGSFIFPECILIFGLILLLMIDSTSDQKDIPWLYFISSTSLVMSITALLFRWREEPMISFSGNFQTNNFNEIFQFLILLCSTLCIPLSVEYIECTEMAITEFLLFVLTATLGGMFLCGANDLITIFVAPECFSLCSYLLSGYTKKDVRSNEATTKYLLMGGASSSILVHGFSWLYGSSGGEIELQEIVNGLINTQMYNSPGISIALIFITVGIGFKLSPAPSHQWTPDVYEGSPTPVVAFLSVTSKVAASASATRIFDIPFYFSSNEWHLLLEILAILSMILGNLIAITQTSMKRMLAYSSIGQIGYVIIGIIVGDSNGGYASMITYMLFYISMNLGTFACIVLFGLRTGTDNIRDYAGLYTKDPFLALSLALCLLSLGGLPPLAGFFGKLHLFWCGWQAGLYFLVSIGLLTSVVSIYYYLKIIKLLMTGRNQEITPHVRNYRRSPLRSNNSIELSMIVCVIASTIPGISMNPIIAIAQDTLF; from the exons ATGATCTGGCATGTACAGAATGAAAACTTCATTCTCGATTCTACGAGAATTTTTATGAAAGCCTTTCATTTGCTTCTCTTCGATGGAAGTTTTATTTTCCCAGAATGTATCCTAATTTTTGGCCTAATTCTTCTTCTGATGATCGATTCAACCTCTGATCAAAAAGATATACCTTGGTTATATTTCATCTCTTCAACAAGTTTAGTAATGAGCATAACGGCCCTATTGTTCCGATGGAGAGAAGAACCTATGATTAGCTTTTCAGGAAATTTCCAAACGAACAATTTTAACGAAATCTTTCAATTTCTTATTTTACTATGTTCAACTCTATGTATTCCTCTATCCGTAGAGTACATTGAATGTACAGAAATGGCTATAACAGAGTTTCTGTTATTCGTATTAACAGCTACTCTAGGAGGAATGTTTTTATGCGGTGCTAACGATTTAATAACTATCTTTGTAGCTCCAGAATGTTTCAGTTTATGCTCCTACCTATTATCTGGATATACCAAGAAAGATGTACGGTCTAATGAGGCTACTACGAAATATTTACTCATGGGTGGGGCAAGCTCTTCTATTCTGGTTCATGGTTTCTCTTGGCTATATGGTTCATCCGGGGGAGAGATCGAGCTTCAAGAAATAGTGAATGGTCTTATCAATACACAAATGTATAACTCCCCAGGAATTTCAATTGCGCTTATATTCATCACTGTAGGAATTGGGTTCAAGCTTTCCCCAGCCCCTTCTCATCAATGGACTCCTGACGTATACGAAGGA TCTCCCACTCCAGTCGTTGCTTTTCTTTCTGTTACTTCGAAAGTAGCTGCTTCGGCTTCAGCCACTCGAATTTTCGATATTCCTTTTTATTTCTCATCAAACGAATGGCATCTTCTTCTGGAAATCCTAGCTATTCTTAGCATGATATTGGGGAATCTCATTGCTATTACTCAAACAAGCATGAAACGTATGCTTGCATATTCGTCCATAGGTCAAATCGGATATGTAATTATTGGAATAATTGTTGGAGACTCAAATGGTGGATATGCGAGCATGATAACTTATATGCTGTTCTATATCTCCATGAATCTAGGAACTTTTGCTTGCATTGTATTATTTGGTCTACGTACCGGAACTGATAACATTCGAGATTATGCAGGATTATACACAAAAGATCCTTTTTTGGCTCTCTCTTTAGCTCTATGTCTCTTATCTCTAGGAGGTCTTCCTCCACTAGCAGGTTTTTTCGGAAAACTCCATTTATTCTGGTGTGGATGGCAGGCAGGCCTATATTTCTTGGTTTCAATAGGACTCCTTACGAGCGTTGTTTCTATCTACTATTATCTAAAAATAATCAAGTTATTAATGACTGGACGAAACCAAGAAATAACCCCTCACGTGCGAAATTATAGAAGATCCCCTTTAAGATCAAACAATTCCATCGAATTGAGTATGATTGTATGTGTGATAGCATCTACTATACCAGGAATATCAATGAACCCGATTATTGCAATTGCTCAGGATACCCTTTTTTAG
- the rps15 gene encoding ribosomal protein S15, with product MVKNAFISVIFQEKKEENRGSVEFQIVSFTNKIRRLTSHLELHRKDYLSQRGLRKILGKRQRLLSYLSKKNKIRYKELISELDIRESKNR from the coding sequence ATGGTAAAAAATGCATTCATCTCAGTTATTTTTCAAGAAAAAAAAGAAGAAAACAGGGGGTCCGTTGAATTTCAAATAGTCAGTTTCACCAATAAGATACGAAGACTTACTTCACATTTGGAATTGCACAGAAAAGACTATTTATCTCAGAGAGGCCTACGGAAAATTCTGGGAAAACGTCAACGGCTGCTGTCTTATTTATCAAAGAAAAATAAAATACGTTATAAAGAATTAATTAGTGAGTTGGATATTCGGGAATCAAAAAATCGTTAA